The following proteins are encoded in a genomic region of Periophthalmus magnuspinnatus isolate fPerMag1 chromosome 23, fPerMag1.2.pri, whole genome shotgun sequence:
- the arid2 gene encoding AT-rich interactive domain-containing protein 2: MANSTGKNLLDQRRKKQAFLDELRQFHQARGSPFKKIPVVGGRELDLGTLYVRVVSLGGFAKVSEKNQWGELGEEFNFPRSCSNAAFALKQYYLRYLEKYEKVHHFGEDDDESQPGNPKNSLPLGAIPNSYNYQQHVVSDYLRQSYGLSTDFVAPCDYNKLVLSLLSGLPNEVDFAVNVCTLLSNESKHAMQLDKDPKLVTLLLAHAGVFDDSLGSFSGVFGTDWKEKTSRDFVRFWKEVVEDNEVRELLWDKTSPVQEGSDCWLFHPPRAQGISDMESQRVLQVAVILRNLSFEEANVKLLAANRTCLRFLLLCAHCSLISLRQLGLDTLGNIAAELCLDPIDFRTTHLIFHTITKCLMSRDRFLKMRAMEILGNLSKVEDNGVLICEYVDQDSYREVMLLLTLPDLMLLMASLEVLYLLAQLGEVPCSKISSVEHSIDLLVRLVSIDLHTFGPDALTAVRLIEHQANAEQVAEVRPQLVEQVPAATPGAPAPVTRAPGQPNQPPPGIVELDGEKFTLQWLNAHFETSPEASVSRSDMYSEYLTTCSKMGRTNIVNSTGFLKCLRTVFPNHTMRRQEESKTNGQLHILLVGIKRRAIPLPVQLYYQQQQQNPAAPPVARHETPGDPQAPPPGLPPGHPGQFPRPPVPPSQDASHPTQPCAPPRPPLPAQISPQITSNPQQPIPNIRPPMAVQIPNSSSPALQHHSPQITQNTVPSTVPSVPQQQHSPMLPSGTPVTLFQQVPPGHILTARVQGVCPPIQQQPQISPQMDPSQTSSSLTGNGTGTIPNAPNSQASRVAFQNIAPKPAPASIANQNQSVVIVSPQQTQTYNPAIHQIVLANPAPQTIQIATGQASSSPSGTLSPNNMHSNQNVSHSLSKRPQLSPAPPIPPPPQPTSTESSLIKQLLLPKRGPTTPGGKLILPAPQVPPPNSVIAPSTQVLYQPPQPQQLNVQLVPGQIQTPVAPTLLMPGQIITTSSSGAAIIQAPSAAAGMAFTVVPNTGFTNSSAGVAVSQGAVTPSVPPNSLISGTVPQHAPQPPPPPPAPLRGDKIICQKEEEAKDATGLHIHERKIEVMENNSMTEDSAKNNGVTEGAKLLNGRKCVESDLPPYHSGNSQGALNGPASEGHPANGKQVHSPMMEEREQHPEPKKTLVNGVCDFERDGMGVNFNKNIPNHIASKQFLGNGEVDPSEKPVPQDTAKALTNGPQTVSNGPVGASVPTLRHSSPPPVPVPVQSQSNANGVSPEGRCLKRPAEEERASGIPNKVGVRIITISDPNNAGSSSTMVAVPAGTDPSTVAKVAIESATQRNCSATQPTSTGQPAVTPPPPPPLSQPTSVSSPQPTPPPPSAAPALAPEQSRKPGQNFKCLWQSCKRWFDTPSQVFYHAATQHGGKEVYGGHCQWEGCDPLPRQRLSFITHLQDKHCSREALLAGLKLEEQRAQSPNQTSSQTPPAGGSTPAPRAPKAIVNHPSAALMALRRGSRNLVFRDFTDEKEGPVTKHIRLTAALTLKNIAKHSDCGRMLVKKHETHLSVLALSNMEVSTTLAKCLYELTRSLQTQTQTQV; the protein is encoded by the exons gTATTTGGAAAAGTACGAGAAAGTTCATCATTTTGGCGAAGATGATGATGAATCGCAGCCGGGAAATCCCAAAAATTCTCTTCCACTTGGTGCAATCCCAAACTCCTACAACTACCAGCAACACGTCGTATCAG ACTATCTGCGCCAAAGCTACGGCCTGTCCACAGACTTTGTTGCCCCATGCGACTACAACAAACTGGTGCTGTCTCTGCTGTCGGGGCTCCCAAATGAAGTGGACTTCGCGGTCAACGTTTGCACTCTGCTTTCCAATGAGAGCAAGCACGCCATGCAGCTGGACAAGGACCCCAAACTGGTTACGCTCCTGCTCGCCCACGCCGGTGTCTTCGATGACT CGCTCGGCAGTTTTTCTGGGGTTTTTGGGACAGACTGGAAAGAGAAAACCTCCCGGGACTTTGTCAGG TTCTGGAAGGAGGTGGTTGAAGACAATGAAGTCAGAGAGCTCCTTTGGGACAAGACCAGTCCAGTACAAG AAGGCAGCGACTGTTGGCTCTTCCACCCCCCACGGGCCCAGGGCATCAGTGACATGGAGTCCCAGAGGGTGCTGCAGGTGGCTGTCATACTCAGAAACTTGTCCTTCGAAGAGGCCAACGTGAAGCTGCTGGCGGCCAACCGGACGTGCCTGCGCTTCCTGTTGCTCTGCGCTCACTGCAGCCTCATCTCACTCCGGCAGCTCGGGCTAGACACGCTCGGGAACATCGCAGCGGAG TTGTGTTTGGACCCCATAGACTTCAGAACGACTCATCTGATCTTTCACACTATCACCAAATGCTTGATGTCCAGAGACCGGTTTCTCAAAATGAGAG CCATGGAGATCCTGGGTAACCTGAGTAAAGTGGAGGACAACGGCGTGCTGATCTGTGAGTACGTGGATCAGGACTCATACAGGGAAGTGATGCTTCTGCTCACACTGCCGGACCTCATGCTGCTCATGGCATCTCTGGAGGTGCTCTACCTCCTGGCTCAGCTTGGAGAAGTGCCCTGCAGCAAGATCTCCTCTGTCGAGCACAGCATTG ACCTGTTAGTACGACTAGTATCCATAGACCTCCACACATTTGGTCCTGATGCACTGACAGCTGTGAGGTTGATAGAGCACCAGGCTAATGCTGAACAGGTTGCTGAAGTGCGCCCCCAGCTGGTAGAGCAAGTCCCTGCAGCTACCCCCGGAGCCCCAGCACCAG TGACACGGGCCCCTGGGCAGCCCAACCAACCTCCTCCGGGTATCGTTGAACTTGATGGAGAGAAATTTACACTGCAATG GCTGAATGCACACTTTGAGACCAGTCCAGAGGCCAGTGTCTCCAGATCGGACATGTACTCGGAATATCTGACCACCTGCAGCAAAATGGGCAGAACCAACATAGTCAACTCCACGGGCTTCCTCAAATGTCTACG GACTGTGTTCCCAAACCACACTATGCGGCGGCAGGAGGAGTCCAAGACAAACGGACAGCTCCATATTCTCCTGGTTGGGATCAAGCGGAGAGCGATCCCTCTGCCTGTTCAGCTCTACTACCAACAGCAGCAACAGAACCCTGCAGCACCCCCTGTGGCCCGACACGAAACTCCGGGAGACCCACAAGCTCCTCCTCCAG GTTTACCTCCAGGACATCCCGGACAGTTTCCGCGACCTCCGGTCCCTCCGTCACAGGACGCTTCTCATCCCACTCAGCCTTGCGCCCCTCCACGCCCCCCTTTACCTGCTCAAATCTCCCCTCAGATCACCTCAAACCCACAACAACCCATCCCAAACATCCGACCCCCTATGGCTGTCCAAATCCCCAACTCCTCCTCCCCTGCCCTGCAACATCACAGTCCGCAAATCACTCAAAacacagtgccctctactgtccCTTCTGtgccacaacaacagcactccCCAATGCTTCCCAGTGGAACCCCAGTCACACTATTCCAACAAGTACCCCCTGGACATATTCTCACAGCGCGGGTACAAGGAGTGTGCCCGCCAATCCAGCAACAACCCCAAATTTCTCCACAAATGGACCCTTCTCAAACTTCCTCATCTTTAACAGGAAATGGCACGGGTACTATCCCAAATGCACCCAATTCACAAGCGTCGCGGGTTGCATTTCAAAATATTGCCCCCAAACCAGCTCCTGCTTCAATAGCCAATCAAAATCAAAGCGTAGTAATAGTGAGTCCACAGCAGACACAAACATACAATCCTGCCATTCACCAGATAGTTTTAGCTAACCCTGCACCTCAAACTATTCAAATCGCAACAGGGCAagcctcctcttccccctctggAACACTTTCACCCAATAACATGCATTCAAACCAAAATGTCAGCCACTCCCTATCCAAAAGACCGCAGTTATCTCCAGCACCCCCTATCCCTCCTCCACCACAGCCTACCTCCACAGAGTCAAGCTTAATCAAACAGCTACTGCTTCCAAAAAGAGGTCCCACAACGCCAGGGGGAAAGCTAATACTACCTGCCCCACAAGTACCGCCTCCAAATAGCGTCATCGCCCCAAGTACGCAGGTCCTGTACCAACCTCCTCAACCACAGCAGCTAAACGTCCAGCTTGTCCCGGGGCAGATACAGACACCGGTTGCTCCTACTTTGCTAATGCCAGGGCAGATCATTACGACGAGTTCATCAGGAGCGGCCATTATCCAGGCTCCCAGTGCAGCGGCGGGCATGGCGTTCACTGTAGTTCCTAACACGGGGTTCACGAATTCCTCAGCTGGAGTCGCTGTTAGCCAGGGAGCAGTGACCCCGAGTGTCCCACCAAACTCACTTATATCTGGGACAGTCCCACAACACGCGCCCCAACCGCCACCCCCACCACCAGCCCCCCTCAGAGGAGACAAGATCATCTgtcagaaggaggaggaggccaaAGATGCCACAGGACTGCACATCCACGAGAGGAAGATAGAAGTCATGGAGAACAACTCTATGACTGAAGACTCTGCCAAAAATAACGGGGTAACGGAGGGGGCCAAGCTGCTAAATGGGCGCAAGTGCGTGGAGTCAGATCTACCTCCATACCACTCAGGGAACAGCCAGGGGGCACTCAACGGCCCCGCCTCAGAGGGACATCCTGCCAATGGGAAGCAGGTGCACTCCCCaatgatggaggagagagagcagcacCCCGAACCCAAAAAGACTCTGGTGAACGGGGTGTGTGACTTTGAACGGGATGGTATGGGAGTcaattttaacaaaaacattccAAATCACATTGCTTCCAAACAGTTTTTGGGGAATGGGGAGGTGGACCCCTCAGAGAAGCCTGTCCCACAGGACACTGCCAAAGCCCTCACAAATGGACCCCAGACTGTCTCTAATGGACCTGTAGGGGCCTCTGTGCCTACTCTCAGACACTCCTCCCCTCCCCCAGTCCCTGTCCCCGTCCAGAGCCAGTCCAACGCAAATGGGGTCTCCCCCGAGGGGCGCTGCCTCAAACGTCCTGCGGAGGAGGAGCGGGCCTCTGGGATCCCAAACAAAGTGGGAGTGCGGATCATCACCATCAGTGACCCCAACAACGCGGGGAGCAGCTCCACCATGGTGGCTGTCCCTGCAGGCACAGACCCCAGCACAGTAGCCAAAGTAGCAATAGAGAGCGCCACCCAGAGGAACTGCAGCGCAACACAACCCACCAGTACAGGACAG CCTGCAGTAAcgccgccccctcctcctcctttgtcCCAGCCAACTTCAGTGTCCAGCCCTCAGCCCACACCTCCGCCTCCCTCTGCAGCTCCAGCTCTTGCCCCGGAGCAGAGCAGGAAACCAGGGCAAAATTTCAAGTGTCTGTGGCAATCCTGCAAAAG atGGTTTGACACACCCAGCCAGGTGTTCTACCACGCAGCCACACAACACGGAGGCAAAGAGGTGTACGGAGGCCATTGTCAGTGGGAGGGCTGTGACCCTCTGCCCCGGCAGAGACTCTCCTTCATCACACATCTACAG GATAAGCACTGTTCTCGAGAGGCTTTACTGGCCGGACTGaagctggaggagcagagggcgcAGAGTCCTAATCAGACTTCCTCTCA GACTCCACCAGCGGGAGGCAGCACTCCAGCACCAAGAGCACCAAAAGCTATTGTCAATCATCCGAGTGCAGCTCTGATGGCTCTGCGCCGCGGCTCTCGAAACCTCGTCTTTCGGGACTTCACC gaTGAGAAGGAGGGACCAGTGACGAAACACATAAGACTCACTGCTGCCTTAACGTTAAAGAACATAGCAAAGCACTCAGATTGTGGTCGCAT gTTGGTAAAAAAGCACGAGACTCACCTTTCAGTGCTTGCACTAAGTAACATGGAAGTCTCCACCACGCTCGCCAAATGCCTTTATGAACTGACGCGTTCACTGCAGACACAGACCCAGACCCAGGTGTAA